A portion of the Mesobacillus boroniphilus genome contains these proteins:
- a CDS encoding ABC transporter ATP-binding protein gives MASIKIENVQKAFGKVVAVDHLNLEIKDGEFFTFLGPSGCGKTTTLRMIAGFYYPTKGVVRFGDKDMTRVPPEKRNTGMVFQNYALFPHMTVFENVAFGLKVRKIASSEVKARVQDVLRKVRLEQYADRQVSQLSGGQQQRVALARALVIEPEILLLDEPLSNLDAKLRDEMRAEILRLQKEYKITTIYVTHDQAEALSMSDRIAVFNFGVCHQVGTPSEIYNKPANDFVASFIGEINLLPVKVNQVEDNLVTVSAGENKFVVHNTPFNFNREHENSELSLSVRPESVKILDEQADRPNVFKGKVEKVQFFGTIINMAVRVNDLLLEVNVLNHVSANLKPGADVWVELPADQIRVIPMLSGDVS, from the coding sequence ATGGCGTCGATAAAAATAGAAAATGTCCAAAAAGCCTTCGGAAAAGTAGTGGCAGTCGATCATTTGAATCTGGAAATCAAGGATGGAGAATTCTTTACATTCTTAGGGCCAAGTGGCTGCGGCAAGACGACAACCCTGCGGATGATCGCTGGATTCTATTATCCTACCAAGGGTGTAGTGCGATTTGGCGATAAGGATATGACGCGTGTACCTCCTGAAAAAAGAAATACGGGCATGGTTTTTCAAAACTATGCCCTTTTTCCTCATATGACGGTCTTTGAGAATGTTGCATTTGGTTTGAAGGTAAGAAAGATTGCCTCAAGTGAAGTGAAAGCGAGGGTACAAGATGTGCTTCGCAAGGTAAGGCTGGAGCAATATGCCGATCGTCAGGTGAGTCAGTTGAGTGGAGGTCAGCAGCAGCGCGTGGCCCTTGCAAGGGCATTGGTGATCGAACCTGAAATCCTGTTGCTGGATGAGCCGTTAAGTAACCTGGATGCGAAGCTTCGAGATGAAATGCGGGCAGAAATTCTCAGGCTGCAAAAAGAGTATAAGATTACAACGATTTATGTTACCCATGATCAGGCTGAAGCGCTGTCGATGAGTGACAGGATCGCTGTCTTCAATTTCGGGGTTTGCCACCAGGTGGGAACACCTTCGGAAATTTATAATAAGCCGGCCAATGACTTTGTTGCCAGTTTCATAGGTGAGATTAATCTGCTTCCTGTAAAAGTGAATCAGGTTGAAGATAACCTCGTGACTGTCTCGGCTGGTGAGAATAAGTTTGTTGTACATAATACGCCATTTAATTTTAACAGGGAACACGAAAATAGTGAATTGTCACTTTCGGTTCGTCCTGAGTCAGTGAAAATCCTTGACGAGCAGGCAGACCGGCCGAATGTTTTTAAAGGAAAAGTTGAAAAAGTGCAGTTCTTCGGGACGATCATCAATATGGCAGTAAGGGTCAATGACTTGCTGCTTGAGGTGAATGTGCTGAATCATGTGTCGGCAAACCTGAAGCCAGGAGCCGATGTGTGGGTTGAGCTTCCTGCTGATCAAATCAGGGTGATTCCGATGTTGAGCGGTGATGTATCATGA
- a CDS encoding ABC transporter permease, with protein sequence MMKNRDNRLTLYLLIPVLLVLIAYVLYPSLRTILESLQKEGSFTFGNYEDFFSQESKTNLEALWNSVYISVLSVLVSAVIGIPLAFIFNRYDFPGRGFFATAAIMPIVLPSLVGVMAFMFLYGETGLVPNAIKDLFGLDEVPFKIGGISGILIVHAYTMYVYFYMTVSSAIHKIDPSLEESAHNLGASRFQVFWKVTFPLLTPAIVAASLLVFMISMASFSAPFLLAGGFRVLSLQIYFSKINGDMEVAATQSVILSIVSISFLLFMRWYQNRKDYRMASKGIGAHRSEVNNPVLKWTMVFIGVIGVTILLLPHFTILLLSLVPDGSWTWQTYPSVFNFENYRLLMEDPNIFKPLKNSLLLSVIATAGNLVFGVLASYVLVKRKFVGKNFVDILVMIPWALPATVIGMNLIIAFNEPNIFSFGNILVGTFWILPLAYFIRHIPLVVRSTNAVLEQLDDSIEEASRSLGAKWFYTFRKVILPIIMPGVLSGTLLAFVESVGEFPTSVLLYTISNRPISIEIMNQLRMFNMGQAAAYGMIQITLIAVVLLISNRFFGVKAEQSLS encoded by the coding sequence ATGATGAAAAATCGCGATAACCGACTGACGTTATACTTGCTGATTCCAGTACTGCTTGTGTTGATTGCCTATGTTTTATATCCGTCATTAAGGACGATTCTGGAAAGTTTGCAAAAAGAGGGCAGTTTTACATTTGGAAACTATGAGGATTTTTTCTCGCAGGAATCGAAGACTAATCTGGAAGCTTTATGGAACTCTGTCTATATTTCTGTTCTGAGCGTTTTGGTGAGTGCGGTAATCGGGATTCCGCTGGCGTTCATTTTTAACAGATATGACTTCCCGGGCAGAGGCTTTTTCGCAACAGCTGCCATCATGCCGATCGTTCTGCCGTCGCTTGTTGGGGTTATGGCGTTCATGTTCCTATATGGGGAAACGGGGCTTGTGCCGAACGCGATCAAGGATTTGTTCGGGCTGGATGAAGTACCATTTAAAATCGGCGGGATATCAGGCATCCTGATTGTTCATGCTTATACGATGTATGTTTACTTTTATATGACGGTTTCATCAGCGATCCATAAAATTGACCCATCGCTTGAGGAGTCGGCGCACAATCTTGGCGCAAGCCGTTTTCAGGTTTTCTGGAAGGTGACTTTCCCATTGTTGACCCCTGCCATCGTTGCCGCTTCGCTGTTAGTGTTTATGATTTCAATGGCATCCTTCAGTGCACCGTTTTTACTGGCGGGCGGATTCCGGGTGCTGAGTTTGCAGATTTATTTTTCCAAGATTAATGGAGACATGGAGGTCGCTGCGACTCAATCTGTCATCCTGTCGATTGTTTCTATTTCCTTCTTATTATTCATGCGCTGGTACCAGAACCGCAAGGATTACCGGATGGCTTCAAAAGGGATTGGCGCTCACCGCAGTGAAGTGAACAATCCAGTACTGAAGTGGACGATGGTGTTCATTGGGGTAATCGGTGTCACCATCCTGCTGCTGCCGCACTTTACGATTCTGCTGCTGTCACTCGTTCCGGATGGAAGCTGGACATGGCAGACATATCCTAGCGTTTTCAATTTTGAAAACTATCGACTGCTGATGGAAGATCCAAATATCTTCAAGCCTTTGAAAAACAGCTTGCTGTTGTCTGTGATCGCGACGGCGGGGAACCTTGTTTTCGGTGTGCTTGCTTCTTATGTGCTGGTTAAGAGGAAGTTTGTCGGCAAAAACTTCGTGGATATTCTCGTCATGATTCCATGGGCATTGCCGGCTACTGTTATTGGTATGAACTTGATTATTGCTTTTAACGAACCGAATATCTTCTCATTTGGAAATATCCTTGTCGGTACGTTTTGGATATTGCCGCTTGCTTATTTTATCAGGCATATTCCACTTGTTGTAAGGTCGACGAATGCTGTGTTGGAGCAGCTGGATGATTCAATTGAGGAGGCATCAAGGAGTCTTGGGGCGAAATGGTTTTACACGTTCCGGAAGGTTATTTTGCCAATTATCATGCCGGGTGTACTGTCAGGGACTTTGCTTGCGTTTGTGGAGTCAGTCGGAGAATTCCCGACATCGGTGTTGTTATATACAATTTCAAACAGGCCGATTTCGATTGAAATCATGAATCAGCTGCGGATGTTCAATATGGGCCAGGCTGCTGCATATGGCATGATTCAGATTACCTTGATTGCGGTCGTTCTTCTTATTTCCAACAGGTTCTTCGGAGTTAAGGCAGAACAGTCGTTATCATAA
- a CDS encoding GDSL-type esterase/lipase family protein → MIYTKKIASLFLTGTLLVGLPGGVFAKQENKVVDLTVLGDSLAAGSTPYKKEGKGYGEFLKERFEQSQYTGELDNHGVPGYFSWQLLNDVRTKDDVRQSIQHAEVIVMDIGANDLLKALYTNDLELVQVALGKVQNNLSLILKTIDELNPDADVYVMGYYNPFPYYPEEQQASLMPMLKELNKVIEEVSEVNGDTFVTTEKVIAKHYEDYLPNPADIHLSEEGYKTVAMEFWKAIDENLE, encoded by the coding sequence ATGATTTATACAAAAAAAATTGCCAGTCTATTTCTTACAGGAACCTTATTGGTCGGCTTGCCTGGTGGTGTTTTCGCAAAACAGGAAAACAAGGTGGTAGATTTAACAGTCCTTGGAGATTCTTTAGCTGCGGGATCTACACCATATAAAAAAGAAGGGAAGGGATATGGGGAGTTTTTAAAAGAAAGGTTTGAACAATCTCAATATACTGGGGAACTTGATAATCATGGTGTCCCAGGGTATTTTTCATGGCAGCTTTTAAATGATGTCAGGACAAAGGACGATGTTCGGCAATCTATACAACATGCAGAGGTCATCGTAATGGACATTGGCGCAAATGATTTATTAAAGGCATTGTATACAAATGATCTCGAGCTAGTCCAGGTGGCCTTGGGCAAGGTGCAGAATAATTTATCCCTTATTTTAAAAACAATAGATGAATTGAACCCAGATGCTGATGTCTATGTAATGGGCTATTATAACCCATTCCCATACTACCCTGAGGAGCAGCAAGCTTCCTTGATGCCAATGCTAAAGGAATTAAACAAAGTGATTGAAGAAGTTTCCGAGGTCAACGGTGATACCTTTGTCACAACAGAGAAAGTTATCGCCAAACATTATGAAGACTATCTGCCAAACCCAGCTGACATCCATCTCAGTGAAGAAGGCTATAAGACAGTAGCGATGGAGTTTTGGAAAGCGATTGATGAAAATTTGGAATAA
- a CDS encoding extracellular solute-binding protein, translating to MKHKKKVSIITALTLSASLLLAACSSEEGSSKPSGDSGSGDKLEDKVVIYSPHGKDILSEFEKQFEAEYDVDVEWLDMGSQEVLDRVRSEKNNPQADVWWGAPSVMFDQAKDEGLLKPYEPSYSGALADNFHEADWHWSGTSQTPEVIMYNSKELTKEEAPKDWDDLLDPKWKDEIIIRYPLASGTMRTIFSAMIYRDFKDSQDASKGYEWLEKLDANTKEYAANPEMMYNKVAKGEGSVSVWAMPDVVMLKENKNYPFEFIVPESGTPVLTEGIAIVKDAPHQKAAEAFYEFVNTPEAAKLLAEKYYRIPTRDDVTDLPKWITDTKIKAMDIDWKVFQQNSDEWMKYWDENIKSGDKEIKE from the coding sequence GTGAAACACAAGAAAAAGGTTTCTATTATCACTGCATTGACTTTATCTGCATCGCTTTTATTGGCAGCATGCAGCTCTGAAGAGGGATCAAGTAAACCATCAGGAGATAGTGGCTCTGGTGACAAGCTTGAAGATAAAGTAGTCATTTATTCTCCGCATGGTAAAGATATTTTATCAGAGTTCGAGAAGCAATTCGAAGCTGAGTATGACGTGGATGTAGAATGGCTTGATATGGGTTCCCAGGAGGTTCTTGACCGTGTCCGTTCCGAAAAGAACAATCCGCAGGCAGACGTTTGGTGGGGAGCTCCATCTGTTATGTTCGACCAGGCTAAGGATGAAGGTCTGTTAAAACCATATGAACCATCTTACTCTGGTGCACTGGCTGATAATTTCCATGAAGCTGACTGGCACTGGTCAGGAACAAGCCAGACACCTGAAGTTATCATGTACAACAGCAAAGAGCTGACAAAAGAAGAAGCACCTAAGGATTGGGATGACCTGCTGGACCCTAAATGGAAGGATGAAATCATCATCCGTTATCCACTGGCTTCAGGAACAATGAGGACGATCTTCTCGGCGATGATTTACCGCGATTTCAAGGATTCCCAGGATGCGTCAAAGGGATATGAATGGCTTGAAAAGCTGGATGCGAATACAAAGGAATATGCTGCAAACCCTGAAATGATGTACAACAAGGTTGCCAAGGGAGAAGGCTCCGTTTCCGTTTGGGCAATGCCTGATGTTGTCATGTTGAAGGAAAACAAGAATTATCCATTTGAGTTCATCGTTCCTGAAAGCGGAACACCAGTATTGACGGAAGGGATTGCGATTGTGAAGGATGCCCCGCACCAGAAAGCGGCAGAAGCATTCTATGAGTTCGTCAATACACCTGAAGCGGCAAAGCTTTTAGCGGAAAAATACTACCGCATCCCTACTCGTGATGATGTTACGGATCTGCCTAAGTGGATCACGGATACTAAGATCAAGGCTATGGATATCGACTGGAAGGTCTTCCAGCAGAATAGTGATGAGTGGATGAAATATTGGGATGAAAACATTAAGAGTGGAGATAAAGAAATCAAAGAATAG
- the argH gene encoding argininosuccinate lyase — translation MNKLEEFIKNEGAAFPGKTYVEELLKPVFNDQRDYLFHVMFDIHRAHVIMLAEQGIIEKDEAKVMLEGINKVAGTDVGKLSYEPQFEDLFFMMEAKIGEEIGGELAGKIHIGRSRNDMGVAMYRLVLREHLVNLLGSAYQLSEALLEQAESHTDTIITGYTHTQPAQPTTLGHYFLAIYDVLGRDIQRLWAAYRTVNQSSLGAAALTTTGFPISRERTRVLLGFDRIVENSYDSIGGGDYLLETASALMTSMVNTGRWIQDFLQHVTREFGSFYVADPYVQCSSIMPQKRNPVSIEHSRSIASSAYGDALAAFNMVHNTPFGDIVDTEDDLQPHLYRAFNNANRVWKLMYAVIATLKVNGEHTKEMAKKSSITITELADTLAREYGVPFRKAHSIASFISKETVKEGKELYEWDVEAINAVIQQFVEVSLTEEEWQKIISPEYFIEIRDLPGGPSPKEVKRMIGERKEKLGKDLEEYSETVRILDKKREELVGFRF, via the coding sequence ATGAACAAGCTAGAAGAATTTATCAAGAATGAAGGGGCTGCTTTTCCCGGGAAGACATACGTAGAAGAGCTGTTGAAGCCCGTCTTTAATGATCAGCGGGATTACTTGTTCCATGTCATGTTTGATATCCACCGGGCGCATGTGATTATGCTTGCTGAACAGGGGATTATCGAAAAAGACGAAGCGAAAGTGATGCTTGAGGGGATTAACAAGGTTGCCGGGACGGATGTCGGGAAGCTAAGTTATGAGCCGCAATTTGAGGATTTATTTTTCATGATGGAAGCGAAAATCGGCGAGGAAATTGGCGGTGAGCTTGCCGGCAAGATTCATATCGGCCGCAGCCGCAATGATATGGGTGTCGCGATGTATCGTCTAGTGCTCAGGGAGCATCTCGTCAATCTGCTTGGAAGTGCCTATCAGTTGAGCGAGGCGCTGCTGGAGCAGGCCGAAAGCCATACAGACACGATCATTACAGGGTATACCCATACGCAGCCGGCCCAGCCGACTACATTGGGTCATTATTTCCTTGCGATTTATGATGTTTTGGGACGTGATATTCAGAGGTTATGGGCTGCATATCGGACGGTCAACCAGTCCTCGCTTGGGGCTGCTGCCCTGACGACAACAGGGTTCCCGATAAGCCGTGAACGGACTCGTGTATTGCTCGGCTTTGACCGGATTGTCGAGAACTCTTATGACTCGATAGGCGGAGGGGACTACTTGCTTGAGACAGCGTCGGCTTTGATGACAAGCATGGTTAACACCGGCAGATGGATCCAGGACTTCCTTCAGCATGTCACCAGGGAATTCGGTTCTTTTTACGTCGCCGACCCTTACGTGCAATGCAGCAGCATCATGCCGCAGAAGCGGAACCCGGTGTCGATTGAGCATTCGCGTTCAATTGCGAGCAGTGCATATGGTGACGCGCTGGCTGCTTTCAATATGGTGCACAATACGCCGTTCGGCGATATTGTTGATACAGAAGACGACTTGCAGCCGCATCTGTATCGAGCATTCAATAACGCCAACCGTGTGTGGAAGCTCATGTACGCTGTAATTGCGACCTTGAAGGTGAACGGAGAACATACGAAGGAAATGGCGAAGAAGTCCAGCATCACGATTACCGAGCTTGCTGATACACTTGCCCGTGAATATGGAGTTCCATTCAGGAAAGCCCATTCCATTGCAAGCTTCATTTCCAAGGAGACCGTCAAGGAAGGAAAAGAACTGTACGAGTGGGACGTCGAGGCCATCAATGCGGTCATTCAACAATTCGTCGAAGTATCATTGACTGAAGAAGAATGGCAGAAAATCATTTCACCAGAATACTTCATCGAAATCAGGGACTTACCAGGCGGACCAAGCCCGAAAGAAGTCAAACGGATGATCGGAGAAAGAAAAGAAAAGCTGGGTAAAGATCTGGAAGAATACTCAGAAACAGTTAGGATATTGGACAAAAAGAGAGAAGAGTTGGTTGGGTTTAGGTTTTGA